AACTTATCCTATAAAAAAAtcttaagtttataatattttaattaaatattatcacaaatatatataaatataaaaattaaaatataaaaaaataacatcaaaatattttGACAAATAGAGTACAATTCACAACgtatcaattaaattattaaataagagtACTAAGGTAATGAAAACTTATCCCTTTTTGGGCATGTACAGTAATTTCAGCTAACTCACAGCCGATTTGTATTAACCATCCCCCCTTCTGCACTTTATCAGGAGAGAAGAGAAATAAAACCTGAAAGTGAGCACTCACAAAACTGGGAAACCAAAAGCACATCCAAGTTTCAACTCAAAACAGCGACATTACTTCATTAAAGAAGAAAACAACGAAAGAAATCCCAAATTCTCTTTCAACTACTTCTTTGATTCTGTCTATTCTTTTGTTGTTTCTTTCGGCAGTGTAAAAGAATGGAGCAAATTTTAGCTATCTTCAAGCTTGAAGCTTGTGGAATCATCTAGGAACCACACCAACACCAACAACAAAAAAGCTCTACTCATTTTTTGCTTTGTTCTTTTCTAGTTTTTCTTAAACATAAACAAAAGGTTGATGGGGAGGGGTTGCAGGAGGATGATAGCAGGGAATTTGGATccagaaagaaaaagaagtggCGGGTTGAGAACCAAGCAAGCTGGGCGAGGCTCTTGCAGAGGAAGttagctttattttctttctttttttatgaaTGTGAGATATTATAAAGACTGAATCTTCACTCGTTTTTTGTTGGTCGCATTGCCTGCAATATCTGTATATTTTGAgaagtaagaaaaaaaaatatgagtGGTTTGTTGAAAGAAGCTTTGAAGTCGCTCTGTGGGGTGACTCAGTGGTCTTATGCTGTCTTTTGGAAAATCGGCTGCCGGAATACTAAGTAAGTTTTCCTTCtttcttgtcttttttttttctcttgggtCTGTTTGGTTGTGgagaaaaatgaaggaaaaagaagagaaagttgGTTTTTTTCTATAATGCTGTGCATGTTTTTGCTTTGGCCTATTACTCTAATACTTATGTGAAGTTCTACTTAATCTGACTCGTGCCTGTATCTTTATTCTGAGCTTTTTAAACCAATTGTAAAGTACTTTCTTTTTTCTCATGATGGGTTAAAAAAAACTGAACTTTTTCTTAACGATTTTCTTGGCAACCAAACAGATGAAATCCAGCATAGATGAAAATCTTATCTTGGGGTAGTACTTTTGGTCTTGAGGTGCCAAACTTGTTTTTAGACATGTTAAAGTTTGGTTGGTTCCACTCatcttgtaatatatatattaattcgtAATCGGAAGCTGCTTTTTTGTTTTTGGAACTTCATGCTTTGGGTCTTTCTGTTTTGTCGTAAAGAATCTTAATGAAAAAGTAGATTTGTAATTAAGTTTGGCAAGATCACAAGGAACCCTTTTTTATTGGACCTGTCTATTGCTGAAAATTCCAATGATTCAATATTTTGCTATCATTTGTTTGGATTCTGTGGCCATATTTTTACCTGTTTCAAATATGGCAAAATTTCTATTTCTAATAGTGCCTGACTATAATCTCCATTAGTTGCTTTTTTTTGTCATGGTCTGTTTGGCTTCTGGAGAAAATTTAGTGAGAAAAAAACAATGCTAGAAACTTACTTATTTCCCCCAATAGGACGAGATTTATCGGAAATTAATGAACTATctgcatttattttcttttgtcatCTCCTTTGAATATCAACAACCGAAAGCATGGTGTGGGGTTTATGGTTGAACTTTTGGCATTATTTGCCTAATGGAGTGTCTGTATTAAGAGTTTAATGATGATTGTGTATTTTACACTTTTGCAGGTTACTAATTTGGGAGGAATATTACTATGAATCTACACTGTCAGGACTTCAGAACCCTGAATTGCCATTTCGAGAGTGGGGCGAATGCTGTGGTTCAGACACTTCCTCTCAGCTTGGTTGCCAACCATGGGACAAAGTTGGTTTGCTGATCAGCAAAATGATGAATAATCGCATTGTTATAGTCGGCCAAGGGTACACGTCTCTCCATTTTCCAGTTTGCagattaatatattatattaaagtcAATTTCCTTTTATGCAATTATGTGAGGCACTTTTTACTGTTGTTTTTCAGGTTAGTCGGCCGAGCTGCATTTACCGGGAATCATCAGTGGATTCTTGCAAACAGTTACATGACAGATTCTCAACCCCCAGAGGTACTACAAATTTAGCCTCTGAAAAATGGCCACAACAGAAAGTTCTATCTTGATTAAGAAGAAATGAGGATTGTTGCCTTATGTGACGACTGCATGATTCTGCATGTGCTAGTTTAATAAACATCCTAGTTAACATATGCACCAAATATTAAACCTGACAAACTTTGCATAACTTAAAGTTTTGTGGATGCTTCTAGGTTCTAAATGAGTTGCATCTCCAGTTTTCTGCCGGCATGCAGGTTTGATAACTTCTGCTCTTGCTTGTTATTTGCTTATTATCTCCTTGCTTCATTATTGAACTTTTTTCCGTTGCAGACCGTTGCAGTTATTCCTGTTTTTCCTCATGGTGTTCTTCAGCTTGGGTCTTCCACAACTGTAAGTACTAATctatgtttgattttattaagCCAAAAATATGTTAGCCGCCTTTAAGTTTAAGTAATTTTACCTGTCCTTCCAGATTATGGAGAATATGGGATTTGTGAACGACATAAAGAGCTTAATTCTGTGTTTCGGATGCATCCCTGGATCTCTTTTCTCCGACAGTTGTGGAACAAGTGAATGTGTTGAGAATAATGGGATCCCCATTTCTTTGGAAAAGCCCGTTTCAATGGATTCAGCAGGAATTTATTGGTCAACGAATTCCTCGATTTTAGTTACTGAAGGCTGCAACCAACAGAGCAATTCATCTCAGGCTTCGGGGATTGTTGGTGAATCATCCTTCCCCACAAAACAGATTCAAGAAAACCAGACTTTGTGGCTGAACCCTCATGTTTCTTTTTGCAACTCGCAGTCCGAGTTCAATTGTCAGCCTGTAATTGGTCAATCAGCTGCCAGTCATAGCAACTTAAAATCAATGGAGAAACTGATTGTGTCGGATACTGGTCTGCAAAATCATGTTACCAACAGCACTAGTACATCAAATAGTCAAAATAAACCAAAACCAATCCCGGACATTGTCCCAAGCTTGGAGAAAGTAGAAGATGTTACTTTATCCATCCCGGCCAATCAATTATCTAGCATTGCCATGTCTTCAGGAGTTTCTAATCAGGGGCATGATTCTGAGGATTCTAAGTGTAGTCGAGCTGATGTGGTTTTGAACAAAGAAAGTAAGGATAATGGTTTGTTTCAAGCACCTAATATTTCATTGCTTCCCTTTGATGATGGCTTAACTTTTAGCGAGCAACTCCCAATTAAAAGTTTCAGTACAAGATCACCGAATTATAAGTACGAAGATGCATGTATCAAGCCGCCATCAGGGGATGACTTGTTTGATGTGTTGGGGGCTGATTTAAAGAGTAAACTACTCGATGGGATGTTGAATAATGCGCTTGCTCAGGGACCAGATTCTAagatgcaaaatttagaaaaggaTACTTGGGTGTTTAGGGATATGCATAATGTGTATTCTGATACTTTTACAGCTAACGAAGGGATAACAGACCGGGGCACTCATTCTTCGGTGGTTACGGATCATCTTTTGGATGCTGTGGTTTCTAGTGCACAATCCACTGCAAAGCAGATATTAGATGATGATGAGTCGTGCAGGACAACATTGACTAATTTCAGTAACTCAGTGCAATTCAGTTCTCCAACCTTTGGCCGGGTTAATATTTTCAATCAAGTGGAAAGGGAGTTACATGGCGGCCTTCCTAAGTCGTCGTTTAAAGGGGGAACTCCTCCATCCGGTTCTTTTCGATCTGGCTGTAGCAAGGATGATGCTGGGACTTGTTCTCAAACTACTTCTCTTTATGGGTCTCAAATCAGTTCATTGGTTGAGCTGGGTCATACTACAAGGCACAATAGCAGTCTCTCGACCGCATATTCAAAGAGGAATGATGAAACAAGCAAACCGAATCGCAAAAGGCTAAAACCTGGAGAAAACCCTAGACCGAGGCCCAAAGATCGGCAGATGATACAAGATCGAGTGAAAGAGTTGAGAGAAATTGTACCGAATGGAGCCAAAGTAGTGCATCTTTAAACTATTGACATACCTACATCCTTCTTTAATATGCTTTAGTGTAGTAAACAATTTTGTTAATGACCTCCCTTTAATGTGATTTAACAGTGTAGCATAGATGCTTTGCTAGAAAAGACAATCAAGCACATGCTTTTCATGCAAAGTGTAACAAAGCATGCAGACAAGCTAAAACACATGGGCGAGTCTAAGGTATGGATTTTATCTTTGCTTGTAGCCTAGTTTCTCTATTATCCAAGCCTTTAAGTAGTCAATAGATCAAGTTCGATTGCTTATGGCAAAAGTCGAAATATTAGCAAAACTTGTTTGACCATTTATCCAAAGCAAGTGTTGAGTAGAATAGATATCACAGTGACATTTTGCGCAAATGGTTGACCATAATCGGTTTAATGCTAAGATGTTACTCTTGTTTGAGTTCGCAGATTAAGGAGAACTTCAAGGGAGGAACAACATGGGCATTTGAGGTCGGGTCACGATCAATGATCTGCCCTATTATAGTTGAGGATCTGAATCCACCTCGTCAAATGCTTGTGGAGGTAGCAAGTCTTATACTTGTATCTGAAGTTGACTTACACATGATGTACCTTTTCTTGCTCCATCCACGTGACTGCATTTATGTCCTGTGACAGATGCTTTGTGAGGAACAGGGTTTCTTTCTGGAAATAGCGGACTTAATCCGGGGAATGGGATTGACCATCTTGAAGGGAGTTATGGAAACTAGGAATGACAAGATATGGGCGCGTTTTGCGGTGGAGGTATCCAAAAGCTACTGAATTTTAGGCATTAGTTGAAAATCTTATTCTATAGTTTAAGTTCATGCATTTGCCGTCGATCAGGAAAGAAAACAATGCATTTAGAGTTTAGTCTGTACGCGCACCAATAATGAAGAATTTTGATGTGTATTTTCTTCATAATGATTTGTTTCCACTTTGCAGTAAGATATTTCTTTAAAATAGATAGTTTGGTGTGCAGGCAAACAGGGATGTTACGAGGGTGGAGATATTTATGTCGCTTGTTCGCCTTTTGGAGCAAACGGTAAAGGGCAGTGCATCATTGGCCAATGGTTTGGATAGCAACAATATGATGGTTCAGCAATCATTTCCCCAAGCTGCCTCTATACCTGCAACCGGAACAGCCAGTAGCTTACAGTGAACCAGCTTATTGGATGGTTTTCGGGTTTAGATATGTTGAGAGCGAGCCCTAGCTTTGCTCGCCATGACTAACATACAGTTTGTAGATTTCGGTGGTTCCAAGCTGACCCTTTTAATGTTTCATCTCCGGCTTGACCGACCACTGGGGGGGGGTAGATTCATTAATGGAGTgaaatttttcttaaaacaacTTTTATATGACACTGTTTTTGAACATGGAGGGTTttctttaaatgttttataacTTGCGACAGTACTGAAATTCTTACTTTCTGCTAATCTTATGTAATTTGCTGCATTATCCTTGCTGTTTAATGGCATTGTATGCTGGCCCCTGACCTTCAGTGTGAATTTGATATGAATATATCGGCTCTTCTAGTATCAACTGTAAATTATCACCCAAGCATTTTGACTTTGCCAACAAATTCAAGCGCCACCAAGAAAGTAAAATCATGTCATAAACCTTTTTATTACTATACACTCAACCCTATACAATAACATCTCTTAttcagtttaattttaattaaattatttaaaaacaaataaacataaacattGAAACTTACTTAGGGATTAttgtaataaattatataaaatattaaatgaatcaaaatatgacACAAAACATCACTTAAAAAATATTGCAATTGTGTATTCtaaattaaatatgatttaattcCAGTTGTTTGAATGAACCCTACTCTGTTTTTTCTCTGTTTTCTTTTGAATAGTAgtgtattattattttagtaaaataaatggTTGTCTTTTGCAAATGAGTTTTTTTGTTTCACTCTAAAGTAATTCTTGAGGGAACACAATCATTTagtctttttaaaaaaaagaataaaaaattaaaaggaaaaatcattttaaaaaagagAGTAGGATTAATAAATTCAAGGAGTTATAATTGTTGAAGAATAGCATGTGAAAGTGAGTCCAGCCAGTAGCGAAACAGATTTATTTTTAGGCAAATTGGACCACTCAACCCACGTTTATAATATCGCACACAATCTTTAACAGTAACATGCTTCCCTTTGGGTTTTAGCCTTTTAAGGCTGCCTGTCCTCACTTTCTCTGTCAATGCCCTCTACTCCCCAAATCCTTCCTAACAGAAAACCAAAatctcttattattatttatttatttatactattattagaGTTTACCATTGATAACTGCAACTAAAACTAGTAACAGATTACATGCCtgttaatataaaaatcaaagtaaATTGGTgttgtttattaaaaattttatttggcGTAGTTAATATAATAATCAGACGTGGTATGTCACATATACTTAATACTAACGTATagagattaatttttaataatagaaatcgatgaaaattttgagaaagatataaaaaattaattataaaataaaatgcaatttagagAGTAGAAAACCTTCAAACTTTAATAGTTGGGATGTTTGTTGAAGAGACGACCCTACTACCAATAATTTGTTTAGGGGTAAGTTTTGGTACATTGATGAGGAgaagtaaatattatattaaccaTTGGCTTCTTTTTGGGGGTATTTTCCCTTGCTTTTAGGCAAGCCTTTTATTTCCCCCAATGGCAATGGTGTGGTTAGGGTATCCAAGAGATTAATTCCCCACTTAGATCCTTTCCTTTTTGGCCTTTTTCTCTTCTACTGTTTTATTACCAGCAATAATTCCAtttcttaaatttaattatgttgcTGTTGGTGACATATCCCAATTTCATATGATCTGTGGGACTAACAATAGGATTAGACCTCAACTGAAACTTATGCATTGTATTAACCTCTTTTTAGATTCCCCCCCCCCTGTCTCTCCAATAGTGCCAAACAAGAGTTTCACTTTAAAATCAATTACTCTCATAACCATCATTACACGAATCAAATAGAAATATGGATTTTGAAATCATAGTTAAATTTGTTCCCTTTAAAATAACACTTACTAATAAATCTCAACTCCAAGAAGACATTTCAacggttaaatttgtaaattggaAAATTTCAGATAAAATATCCAATATCCTATcttcttaaaaataatatgataccaatataacattttttataaatatattaaagcaATATAGTAAATACTGCATTGTATTTACATtcattataataaatttacattgtcggatgaatttttttaaattttaaaaggtttataatttctttttttgttctttgctagtagattttaaaaatatatatatttttacatttttttgaacatttaaaacaaatatatttaaaccTTAAACACATAAATGTTCCATATAGCCAACATAATGCGAGTAATTTTCTTTTACAGCAGAAAATCACTAATGTATCAAATTTTTAATCACGAGATAATAAGCACCTAGCAacaataatttcaaaattaaaatattaaatttttaatcaattCTAATTTATTGGAGGATTTGTATTAATTAACCTCTAAAAATTATTACCCAATCACTATGTTAGGAATTTAATACAAAATCAACCATCCAAAAatcattcaataaaaaaaaactaaattttacataaaaatccTAATCTATTGTAACAGAAGTCATAATCCTAATTTTCAATAAatcatgaaaagaaaaaaaagagttgtTACCAAAATGGGAGACCAACATGAAAATATTGAACGATTAaacatttattttgtaaaaattctagagagtaagaaaataaaaaaaaatagacaaaaagatgacaagttttaaagaaaaaaaaaaggaggttTTTGAATTTATGAGGagatcatttatttttatataaaatgttttttttcaaaaaatttggtgggatcaattttttttttaaattaatacaacaattatataataaaataagtactATATTTTTTGAGTTCAATTGATCCACAACCTTCAACATGATTTTGCTACTGATAATCAAGTATCCATCACCTATAAGTATAATCGTGACTAATCTTCTCATTGTTCTtcaaaaagtaaacaaataactataaaataatttcattttcatgagcgaaaataatttatatttacaatATCACATTTAATTTTGACCCAatcatttgtattatttaaatgcTCGCAAATC
The genomic region above belongs to Gossypium hirsutum isolate 1008001.06 chromosome D05, Gossypium_hirsutum_v2.1, whole genome shotgun sequence and contains:
- the LOC107906671 gene encoding transcription factor LHW; this encodes MSGLLKEALKSLCGVTQWSYAVFWKIGCRNTKLLIWEEYYYESTLSGLQNPELPFREWGECCGSDTSSQLGCQPWDKVGLLISKMMNNRIVIVGQGLVGRAAFTGNHQWILANSYMTDSQPPEVLNELHLQFSAGMQTVAVIPVFPHGVLQLGSSTTIMENMGFVNDIKSLILCFGCIPGSLFSDSCGTSECVENNGIPISLEKPVSMDSAGIYWSTNSSILVTEGCNQQSNSSQASGIVGESSFPTKQIQENQTLWLNPHVSFCNSQSEFNCQPVIGQSAASHSNLKSMEKLIVSDTGLQNHVTNSTSTSNSQNKPKPIPDIVPSLEKVEDVTLSIPANQLSSIAMSSGVSNQGHDSEDSKCSRADVVLNKESKDNGLFQAPNISLLPFDDGLTFSEQLPIKSFSTRSPNYKYEDACIKPPSGDDLFDVLGADLKSKLLDGMLNNALAQGPDSKMQNLEKDTWVFRDMHNVYSDTFTANEGITDRGTHSSVVTDHLLDAVVSSAQSTAKQILDDDESCRTTLTNFSNSVQFSSPTFGRVNIFNQVERELHGGLPKSSFKGGTPPSGSFRSGCSKDDAGTCSQTTSLYGSQISSLVELGHTTRHNSSLSTAYSKRNDETSKPNRKRLKPGENPRPRPKDRQMIQDRVKELREIVPNGAKCSIDALLEKTIKHMLFMQSVTKHADKLKHMGESKIKENFKGGTTWAFEVGSRSMICPIIVEDLNPPRQMLVEMLCEEQGFFLEIADLIRGMGLTILKGVMETRNDKIWARFAVEANRDVTRVEIFMSLVRLLEQTVKGSASLANGLDSNNMMVQQSFPQAASIPATGTASSLQ